ACCAAACAAATCAGTAAACCCTGATGAAGTAGTAGCAATTGGTGCTGCGATCCAAGGTGGTGTTCTTGCAGGTGATGTAACCGATGTATTGTTACTCGATGTCACTCCACTATCACTCGGAATTGAAACTCTTGGTGGTGTGATGACAAAACTCATCGAAAGAAACACAACCATTCCTACAAGAAAATCGCAAGTGTTCTCGACTGCAGCAGACAACCAAACAACTGTTTCCGTTCATGTATTACAAGGAGAACGAGAAATGGCAAGTGCCAATAGAACACTTGGTCGTTTTGACTTAGTTGGTATTCCGTCGGCTCCACGTGGAGTTCCGCAAATCGAAGTAACATTCGATATCGACGCAAACGGTATCGTTCACGTGTCTGCAAAAGATTTGGGAACTGGTAAAGAACAAAAGATTCGTATTGAATCTTCTTCCGGACTCTCTGAAGAAGAAATCAAAAAGATGGTAAAAGATGCAGAAGCTCACGCAGAAGAAGATAAAAAACTTCGCGAAGCCGCTGATACGAAAAACGAATTGGAAGCAATTGTTTACCAATTGGAAAAAACCATCGGTGAATCCGCTGACAAACTCGACGAATCAGAAAAACAAAGAGCTCAGGACGAAATCAAACGTGGCCGTGAAGCAATGGAATCTGGTGACCTCGAACGTATGAAAGCTTCTAGAGATTCCATCCAACAAGTTGCGATGCAAATTGGACAAAAAATCTATAGCCAAGCAGGTCCTGAACAAGGAGCTCCTGGTGCAGAAGCTGGTGCGGGTGCAAACCAAGGTGCTAGTGGTTCCAATGCAAGTGGCGAGAAGGTAGTCGATGCTGATTACACTGTCGTTGATGAAGATAAAAAATAAATAGAGATAAAGAAGTAAAACAATGAGCGACCGTGGTTACTACGAAGTATTAGGCGTTTCGAAAGGTGCCTCTGATGATGAGATCAAGAGCGCCTATCGTAAGTTAGCCATCAAATACCACCCTGACAAAAATAAGGGTGATAAAGAAGCGGAAGAAAAATTCAAAGAGGCAACTGAAGCCTACGAAGTGTTACGCGATCCGCAAAAACGCCAAGCTTATGACCAATTTGGGAAAGCTGGTGTGAATGCTGGTGGAGGAGGAGGGTATGGAGCTGGTGCTTATACTGACTTCTCTGATATCTTTGGAGATTTTGGTGATATCTTTAGTGAATTTTTCGGAGGCGGAGGTGGTGGTAGCCGCGGTGGTGGAAGAAGGTCTGGTCCGCAAAGGGGATCAGATCTCCGTTATAATTTAGAAGTTAGCTTAGAAGATGCTGCTCTTGGTAAAGAATATAAAATTGAAATTCCAAGACTCGAAACCTGTGTGGATTGCTCAGGTTCCGGCGCATCCAAAGGATCTTCGCCAACCGTTTGCCCTGATTGTTCGGGAACGGGACAAGTGAGAAGGACCCAAGGATTTTTCAGTGTTACAACTACTTGCCCACGTTGTAAAGGAAAGGGAAAAGTCATTTCCAATCCTTGTAAAACTTGTAAAGGTGAGGGTCTAACAGAGAAAAGACGAACCATTCATATTAAAATCCCTGCTGGAGTGGAATCGGGAAGCCGACTCAAAGTTTCTGGTGAAGGGGAATCCGGTCCAAACGGTGGTCCAAGTGGTGACTTATACGTCGTCACTCATATCAAAAAACACCCAACATTTGAACGCCAAGGAAATGATCTCATCGTACAAAAATCCATTTCTTTATCCATGGCTTGCCTTGGTGGAGAGATCGAAGTGCCTTCGATTGATGGAAAAACCATCCAATTGAAAATCCCGGAAGGGACAGAAAGTGGACAAATTTTCCGCTTAAAAGGACATGGAATCCCATACCTCGGTTCTTACGGGAAAGGAGACCAACATGTCATCATTAAAGTCGAAATTCCTAAGAAACTTTCTAAAAAACAGAGAGAACTAATGGAAGAATTTGCCCGTGAGTCTGGCGAAAAGGTCGGCAGCGGGGGAAAATCTAAGTTGTTTTTCCGCTGATCCTTTAAAATATTGAGAGCATCTATGGATAAAAAAGTCCGACTCGGAGTCATTGGTACAGGTCATATGGGCCAGTACCACGTAAACGTGGCCAAACAATTATCTGATGCAGAACTCATCGGGATATTTGATGCCAATGCAGAACGTGCCACTCAAATTGCTGAGAAACACAAAACAAAAGCATTTGGAACGATTGAAGATTTGTTGAAAGAAGCTGATGCAATTATCATTGCAGCACCAACATTTTTACATCACAAAATCGCCAAACAGGCGCTTACTGAAAAAAAACATGTTTTAGTGGAAAAACCAATTTCCCAAACTGTGGAAGAAGCAAAAGAACTCGTAAACTTAGCAAAACAAAACAATTTGATTTTGCAAGTTGGCCACGTGGAACGATTTAATGGGGCAGTACTTGAGTTAGGTAAAATTGCCGAACACCCTATTCTCATTGAATCTCGAAGGATTGCACCTTACAACAGTCGTATTACTGATGTTGGTGTGGTTCTTGATATGATGATCCACGATATTGACATTGTTCTCAACTTAGTGAAATCAGAAGTAACAGAAGTGAAAGCTGTTGGATCTTCTGTTGTTTCGAATCACGAGGATATTGCAAGTGTGGTTTTAAAATTTGCGAATGGTTGTGTTGCTTCCCTCAATGCTTCTCGCTCTTCTCAGGCAAAAATTAGAACTCTAAACATTTCCCAAAAAGATTCGTATGTATTTTTAGATTTTACAAACCAAGAAATTGAACTACACAGACAAGCAAGTTCAACAACTCAACTGGGAAGTGGAGAAATCAAATACAGACAAGAATCCATTGTGGAAAAAATCTTTGTTCACAAAGATAACCCACTCAAACAAGAACATGAACACTTTGTAAAATGTATTAAAGGAGAATCTGAACCGATGGTGAAAGGTGACTCCGATATTAAAACATTAGAAGTGGCTTATCGTATCTTAGAAGAAATTCACGGCAAAAAATAATGACAGATCATCCTGATTCAACGCGCGGAAAGTTACTCATTTCCAATTCCAGTGTGATTCAGGATTTTTTTCATAAATCCGTTGTCCTTATGGTAGACCATGATGACGACGGAGCCTTTGGTCTGGTTTTAAACAAACCCACGGATCAAACCATGGAATCACTCATCAAAAACTTACCAGATACTGTTCATTCCAACAAACCAGTGTATGCTGGTGGACCAGTAGACAATCTGTTTGTATCCATTTTGCATAATGGAAAACAAACGGCTGATCCTGGTGTCGAAGTGGTTCCAGGGATTTATATGGCTCGAAGTTTTGATACAATGTTAGAAGTATTATCTTCTGACCAAATCCAATTTCGTGTATTACAAGGTTATGCTGGTTGGTCTTCTGGACAATTGGAAAGTGAATTTGATAGATTGTCTTGGGTTGTTTCTGATTTGGTAGATGATTCCATCGTATTTAAAGAAGATGATTCAGAATCGATTTGGCGGGAAGCTCTTCGTAGTAAAGGTGGAATCTACAAATACTTTGTAGACCATACCAAAGATCCCTCCCTCAATTAAAGTATCATCACTCGATCATCATGAAACTTTCTTCTAAAAAAATTGTATTAACCAATGGATCTTCTGAACTAGGAAAAGAACTTTTATCAGTATTACTTTCCCAAGGTGCCTTGGTAGTTGTTGGGGATGTCACTCCAGAAGAAATTCCAAATCATGCAAACTTACAAAAATACAAAATTGATCCGTCCAAACCAGATCAGATTGAGAGATTAATTGAATCTGCAATCGAAACATTAGATAAAATAGATGTGTTTATCATCAATTCTGAA
The sequence above is a segment of the Leptospira levettii genome. Coding sequences within it:
- the dnaJ gene encoding molecular chaperone DnaJ, producing the protein MSDRGYYEVLGVSKGASDDEIKSAYRKLAIKYHPDKNKGDKEAEEKFKEATEAYEVLRDPQKRQAYDQFGKAGVNAGGGGGYGAGAYTDFSDIFGDFGDIFSEFFGGGGGGSRGGGRRSGPQRGSDLRYNLEVSLEDAALGKEYKIEIPRLETCVDCSGSGASKGSSPTVCPDCSGTGQVRRTQGFFSVTTTCPRCKGKGKVISNPCKTCKGEGLTEKRRTIHIKIPAGVESGSRLKVSGEGESGPNGGPSGDLYVVTHIKKHPTFERQGNDLIVQKSISLSMACLGGEIEVPSIDGKTIQLKIPEGTESGQIFRLKGHGIPYLGSYGKGDQHVIIKVEIPKKLSKKQRELMEEFARESGEKVGSGGKSKLFFR
- a CDS encoding Gfo/Idh/MocA family protein, yielding MDKKVRLGVIGTGHMGQYHVNVAKQLSDAELIGIFDANAERATQIAEKHKTKAFGTIEDLLKEADAIIIAAPTFLHHKIAKQALTEKKHVLVEKPISQTVEEAKELVNLAKQNNLILQVGHVERFNGAVLELGKIAEHPILIESRRIAPYNSRITDVGVVLDMMIHDIDIVLNLVKSEVTEVKAVGSSVVSNHEDIASVVLKFANGCVASLNASRSSQAKIRTLNISQKDSYVFLDFTNQEIELHRQASSTTQLGSGEIKYRQESIVEKIFVHKDNPLKQEHEHFVKCIKGESEPMVKGDSDIKTLEVAYRILEEIHGKK
- a CDS encoding YqgE/AlgH family protein, with product MTDHPDSTRGKLLISNSSVIQDFFHKSVVLMVDHDDDGAFGLVLNKPTDQTMESLIKNLPDTVHSNKPVYAGGPVDNLFVSILHNGKQTADPGVEVVPGIYMARSFDTMLEVLSSDQIQFRVLQGYAGWSSGQLESEFDRLSWVVSDLVDDSIVFKEDDSESIWREALRSKGGIYKYFVDHTKDPSLN